CACACTCTTCAATACGAAGTTTTGGAATACCGTCTGCTACTGCTTTAGCCATACCACCCATTTCTTCAATCTCATTAATAAGCTAAAATTAAACGCCAATTAGACGAGCGTAAACAGTACTTTTATTTGATGGTAATGTTGCATCGGATCTGATTGTGCGTAGAAAGAAGGATAAATAAGCAATTTGAGGGGAGGAGAACAATGGTTATGTTATCTGGAGTTCTATTTGGCAACGCATCAAGAGAAAAAAGATTAAGGAAGAAAGAAGATGGATTGGAAACTAGCCAACTTTGATGGAATGAAAGCAGACCCCGCTCAGACTAATTGGAATCGAAAACAAAAGGCAGATCAAATATTAGACCAGGGAGGAAGACATCTAATTCAACCACAGATAAGGAATTATTAAATGTATTCCAACTAGAAAACTAGTGTTTCATAAATAATTAGttcctttaaaaaaatgttaaccAAGGACATGATAGAGAAATAGATATCAGATGCAGTGACAATAAATCTTTAAAAATTCTGCAGAAATGTGAATTGTGCTGAATGACTGGCAGGTGACAAATTTTATAActattgttcaagaaggcagcaagtCTGTAAACTATTGGCCAATAAGTCTGGTCTTGTTGCTGGTAAAATTTCATCATATTACATGAATTGAGTGAAAAGGTTAATCAGGAACATTCAACGCAAATAGATAATTTATTCTCAATCTTGTGAAATAATAGATGAAATTGACTTTAACCACAAATATTCAAGAAGCCAATACTATACAGACTTTCAATaattacagaatattgaatgttCAGGTAGCTAAAGTGAATGAAAATGCAACTTAACGAGGTGCACTGTCCCTTATATTGAGTCTTCAATCAATACTATGTTGGCCAGGTTTGGAAAAAGTGGAATAATCTATTGCAATATTACTGATAAAAATGTGTTGTGATTTATGTGAACAGACAGTAGTTATAGGGCTGTATACCATTTTTCAGACGATTATACTGGAAAGGAACATACAAACATGATAACTAAGCTATAAAAGAGGAAATCAGAATCGAAGTGATATAGCACATCGTGCAACTTTACAAGAAGCAGATATGAAGAATTCACAGGCTTGTTTTATGTCCTTTAAAGCTGCACAAGATTCCAGCTGCGCCTCAAACACAGTAATCCTGCCTCCGAAAGGTCCCAGCTTCATAATACAAAAAGGCAACTGGAGGATCAAAAACAGTCAAGCAATTATACgttcttttaaaatttgttcatgagGCAAAGGAAGGCTCAGCCAgcagttattgtccatccccaattgccttgAAAAGGTAGTAATGAACTGCTattttgaactgcagcagtctttTCGGTGTATGGATACCTACAGACTTGTTTGGGGGGTGGGTTGCTCCATTGATGGAGCAACGGTGATGATATGGTTCCAAGTCTGGACCGTGTATGCAAATCACAAGTAATAATGTTCTCATGTGTTAAAACCAGAGTTTGAGAAAGGCTAAACCATCCCAAAAcataataaaatttaaaaagtggTTTATGGACATTAGCTAAGATTTTGAACTTTAAAATTACTGTTTTAAAGAGAACATTCACGTCATATCCTTTCAGCAGTCTGCATTTCTAGTTATCATCCCACAAAGTACTTACTTTAATAAGAGACTGCAGTAAGTATCATAGATATGCACCAAGTCATTTACCATTACTAATACAATGGTTGTTGACTTAGATGTACTGACCTTTAAAGCAGCATTATATACTTCATTAGTTAGTGATTCCATCATAAATGAACCAGCCCAGGGATCTGCCACTTTTGGGATGCCAGATTCCTCCTGTATGATGATCTGAGTGTTCCTAGCAATTCGGGAGCTTTGTAATGTAGGCAGACTTAATGCCTCATCAAAAGAATTAGTATGCAATGACTGAGTTCCTCCAAATACAGCTGCCATTGCCTCAATCACTGTACGAACAATGTTGTTATGGGgatcctgaaattgaaacatcatATTAACAGTTGCACAAAACAAAAATATGGTGATTTACTATTTTCAAAGCTTAACAAATTGCAAACTATTTTAGATACAGTAGAAAAATAACTCCTAGGAGATACTGGCTTCGAGCTTGAGAATATTCGTATTTATGTCTCATCTGTGCATTGGGAGTTTCTATATTTAAAATCCCCATAGTTCCCTATGGCTAATGGAGTAGGATATTATACACTTGATTATAGTTCTATCTGACCAATGACTGTAAAAGGTACATCCCAGTACTGAACAGTGAGGGCCATTACATCTCTCTTATTATGCACCTGATTGAGAATAATCAGTTCCAATACCAAAGCCGGTGACATTGACATTAATCTTTGCACTCTCTGGTTACAGGCAAGTAGATAAAACTCCATGCATAGAAGACTCCATACTTTAGGACAGTAAACCAGGATATTAAAGAAATGAATTTACTATATCCTTCAATTTTAATAACTTACAGTCACCAAAATAATAACTGGAGCATCTATGTGGAACTAAGGTAGAAGATcataagatttaaaagaaaatatcagAATGAAATTTTCTGATATTGGAGACATATGACATTCGACAAAATTAAAAGTAATTTTCACAACTAAAAACAATCGTTCACTACAATTATTAACTCAGAACACAACTAAAAACTCAATTATATGTCATTTAACCAGGCATAACTTTTAGAAGATTTTCTACAGTAAGAATGAAGATGGAAGTTCATATCAATTCAAATGATTTTAAAGATCCATACGTGGAACTTTCAAAAgcatatctgtggagagaagcaggGAAATCACTGACTCCAACTCCTCCGATTTCTTGTTCAACATGTAAATCGCTTTCAGTTTCACAGTTCTGTTGCAAACTATTCACATTTTCAGCTGTCATTACAACTATAAAATCTGGGCCACTTTTTGGTACTTAGAATATTCAACTTCTGTTAGGTAGACTAACCTGCTCAGTGAGGGACCAGCCAGAGGTTTGGCAATGTGCTCGTAACAGCAGAGATTTCGAATTTTTAGCATTAAATTTTTCTTTCATCAAATGAGCCCACAGTCGTCTAGCTGCTCTCAGCTTTGCTATTTCCATGTAAAAATTCATTCCAATTCCCCAAAAGAAAGAAAGTCTATAATACAAAGATGGCAAGATTAATCTCTGAAATAATCCTATATCTTCAAACTCACTAATATTAGAATTTCTTCCAATAGTACCTCAAATTGTCAGATCTCCTTAGGACAAATattttgattcactaatgttttAACCAAAACTCCTTGAAAATCCAATCCAGTGCATTAGATCCATCTATCCATTATTATTTGTTTCAATGACATAGATTAACATTTTATAATCTGAAAGCTTTTTTTTATCTTTATGAAGCAGTATTAAGATTGCATCTGAAATATAAATTCCAGTGTAACTGCTGCCAGACTGGCACTGTTTGGAATATTTCTCTAAAAACTTTAAAGCACTTGAAGTATGTCATATTTCTTCCCCCTCAAACCATTCAAATCATAAGAAATTTTAAAGCAGAAAGGTTGGAAACGACATGAATAATTTGCTCAATTAGTGTTTAACTGTACCACTTACAAATGTTAAAATATTGTATTTGATTGCACTAATGTAATATCAACTCTGAAGGTACAGTAAAACCATATCACGGGATACAGAATACTTATAAAGGAAGGGTGTGCACACAAATCTTCACCATTTTCTAAAATAATCTGTCAGTGTTCAatgcatttagaacatagaacataaaacataaaaactgtacagcacaggggTATGAATGTGGTGCACCGTGTTGTGTCGAAAATGATGCCAattgaaactaatcccttctaccTGCCCTTGGGTCCACATTCTTCCATGCCTTGCATATCTCAAAGTCTCTTAAATATccttatcatatctgcttccacaaCCACTCCTCACAGTGCGTTCCAGCTCCTAACACACTGTGTGGGAAACTTGCCCGTCCtatctcctttgaactcccccccccaccccctcaccttaaatatatgacccctaattttagacatttcaaatctgggaaatAATTCTGGCCCCGTCAATCGTACCatgcatctcaattttatagATTTTTATCAAGCctcctctcagcctccactgctcagGAGAAAACAGCTCAAGTTTTTCTAGCCCCTCGCAACAGCTCATATCCTTTAATCCAGACAGCATcttgataaacctcttctgcatgctctctaaagcctccacatccttcttgtaattcAGCagacagaactgaacacaatatttgaagtaacaaagtgtgaagctggatgaacacagcaggccaagcagcatctgaggagcacaaaagctgacgtttcgggcctagaccctttatcagaagtgtggcctaaccaaagttttttaaagctgcaacatggcattCTTACTCTTGTACTCCATTCCCCCGACCAATCAAGGCAAGCATACCACATGCCTTCCTTACCTCCCTATCTACTCATGTGCCCACTTTtggggagctatggacttgaaccccaagaacGTTCCGtacatcttcagtccgcctccccctctctccctatttatttcagaaacctctccccctcccccttttccgatgaacggtctaggcccgaaacgttagcttttgtgctcttaagatgctgcttggcctgctgtgttcatccagccccacactttgttattctgtaCATCAGTGCCGTTTAGAGACTTGACATTAACTGTATATTTCCCTTaaaatttgatctcccaaaatgcagcaccttactggtttaaattccatctgccatttctccactcatATATGCAACTGGTCTATAttccgctgtatcctttgacaaccttctacacaatccacaactccactgatctttgtatcaaaTGCAAGCTTACTAATCCACCCATCTTTATTGATGACGTTTGGCAATATTTCCCAGATTTTATTTGGTGATAATACTTACAAAAGGGTCATCGGGTCACGTTAATAACTTACTTTTAAACAGGCATGCTGCTTTTGTATCACCATAAGTGCAAAATTATGTTAATAACCATTACCGTGGTGCAAATTCATCAATGTCAAGTCCAACTTGAATACCAGTCCTGCAGTACTCTAAACCATTTGCTATGGTGTAAGCCAGTTCCAAAACAGCACCTGCACCAGCTTCTTGGAGGTGGTACCCACTGATAGAAATTGAGTTAAATCGAGGCATTTGCTGTAGAGGATGAAAACAGACTTTTAAATTAAAACATCATTGTTGCTTCTATAAAGTAAGCTTAAAGCATAACGAGCAAAAAAAACTTACTGACCAATAAGGAAAGTGAATGCAAAACTGAAATTGAactctttagattagattagattagattccctacagtgttgaaacaggtccttcggcccaacaagaccacaccgccctttgcagcattccacccagacccatccccctataacccacacacccctgaacactgcgggcaatttagcatggccaatccacttagcctgcacatctttggactgtgggaggaagccggagcacccagaagaaacccatgcagacacggggagaatgtgcaaactccgcacagacagttgccagaggctggaatcaaacgcgggtctctggcgctgtgaggctgctgtgctaaccaatgcgccaccatgctgccctcttGCTTCAATCCACTTTGTGAATTATGTTTAAATCTAGCTTGATTATGTGTTATGTacttttttcttctctttctttcatGAACAAGCAGAATGCAAGACATTTTTGACTTACATGTCCTGACTTTATTTCCTTTCCTTACTGAGAAATGTTGCTTCTCAATGGAAATTATTCATTAAATTAGAGAATAAACTGCCTAAGGAATATCAGAATTGTGCTAAAATCGTACACCATTAGGACatgagtttattttttaaataattcatttATTTCTGATTAACTTCTATGCCAGTTGCAAGGTTTCTGGAAAATCCCTTTGTTTGCTATTTACAATGTTCCTCAGTATGTCTATTTACTTCAGTCAGTTCAGCACTGCCTCAATGTTCCAGAGATTCTCTCTTTTTATTGAAGCATGTCCTGGCTTAAACATAAAACTATCCTCATTTTTATTCAGCTGTCAGCAAACCTGTACTTTATACTTAGAAATTTATCATGCTAGTAACTACTGTAAAGATCCTTAACATATTCAAGAACACAAAACACAACAGAAACCAATAAATTTATAAAAATTCAGTGAGACCTCATTTACTTCAGTTCAGGTCATAACATCTCAGGAAAAATACATATGAAAGTAGGTGGAGAGAAACTATTTCGTCTAATGTGGGAGACCTTACAAGGGGGCAGAATCTGTAAGTGAGAACCGTGCTGTTCAATGGTAATGTCAGGAGCCAGTTCCTCACCATAAAGTGTTAGGACCTCTTCCTAAATATAATGTTCAAGCCAGGTTAATTGTAAATTTCAAAATACAAAGCAATATTGTGTTTTGTCAGGCAACAGTCTTAATTAAGAGTTGCAGACTATCAGATAAAGCAGAGGTGATACAAATCAAGTATGATCAACGGATTGGTGGAACAAGACAAAAGGCAGCCCTGCAGCAAGTGTGCCTTGAAGCTTTCCATATGAAGAAAAGcagtttttgaaaataaaaatcagatcgTTATGGAACAGCAATTGAACAAAACgtttttagtaaaacaaacacaTACTAACTTTAGCCGTGTACTGGAATATATCAGCTATAATCTTCATGGAGGGTTCAGGTGGGAAAATGAAAGTGTTCCTGACCATGAATTCTTTCAGTATGTCATTCTGTATCGTTCCTGTCAGCTTCTCTTCAGAAACTCCTTGCTCTTGCCCCGTCACAATGAACATAGCCAGGATCGGCAGCACCGCACCATTCATAGTCATGGAAACAGACATCTTTTCCAAAGGAATTGAATCAAACAACAACTTCATATCTTCCACACTGTCTATCGCAACGCCTGCCATTCCAACATCTCCATGGACACGAGGGTTATCTGAATCATATCCCCTGTGAGTGGCAAGATCAAAAGCCACAGAAAGTCCCTGTTGACCAGCTTTAAAAGAATAAATGAATTAGGATCGTTATCAACTAGGATTGTCCATGTTAAAATACacatttaaacaaagaaaattactttgTTTAATATCAAAACATATCACAGTATTAAAACATAATGAAAGTAATAAAAGGACATTTAAAACAATTACAGCTGTTAACATGGACTATTTCTTGCTGCAGCAGAGTATCTTGTGTATGTAATGACAACTTAGGAACTAAATATTCCAGAGTAACTAACTTTTAGAATGGATAGGAAAAATGGAAAGGGAAAAGGGATATGTCAGAAAGAAGGAAGCATAAAGACAACATAAAGAAAGGATATAATTTAGAAAATGAAgtagaatcagtttggatggAGCTAAGAAACTCTACAAGGCTACTGTGATATACGGAAGAGTTTAAATGAGAGAACAGAGACATGTGTAATATGGATAATACAACATTGCTAAAAAAGGCCAcaatttgttgaagcttttcattctgCACTCATAAGtacattttgcaagaatacaaattcaagaggaaaaacaacatttatatGAATCAGCAGGTGGCTGAGAGACATCACAACGGAATTCTGTGAGACACTGCCACCGTCATCACGACTGTACAGCAGGTCAGAGCGAACCTGGTGAAAAGGTGTGGTTAGTGATtggatcacttaatctgaactatcaacatcttttatCCACCAGCATTCTACACTTCACCACGCCCAGCTAGAGAATAAATACTGTCCCCTTCATACTTCAATTCCGCTCTGTTGAAGAGTCATCtgcacttgaaacattagcttgctctctccccatgattactgtctgacctactgtgatctccaacatttgttgttttcagtacagattccagcatctgcagtaatttgctcccactCCTACTGGTTGATAGTTTTGCAACCATGGGCTGGCAGGGTATAGTCACAGAATCCCAGAATTCCtccagtggaaacaggccatctccctaccctttccctgtaaccatacatttcccatggctaatgcacctaacctatacatccctgaacactatgggcaatttagcatggcaatccacctaacctgcacatctttgaactgtgggaggaaaccggagtacccaacagaaacccatgcagacagagagagaaaacgtgcaaactccacacagacagttgtctgagggtggaattgaaccagggaacctggcgctgtgagcagcagtgctaaacactgagctaccgtgctacTCCAGTCACTAACTTACTTGCGAATATCTGAAGGGACTTGCAGTTTGGTATCATCCGCCAATCTTTGGGATGAAATTCATATgtcatttattcatttgtgtgatagcCAGAACATCTTTCTGACTTGATGGCAATATCTTGTTAGTGGCAAACACTACATGTTGCTTTTGTGTTGTAATAGCATGCAACAGCTAGCTTCACCTGTTACTCAAGGGGACACTGTACCCCTTGGAAAATATCTAAACAAGATTGATAAACAGTGCAATCCAGGGATACAGATATATAAATCACTAGAATGTAAATTAAAAGTCCAACGAAAACAATGTCCAGAGGTTTACTTGTAAAAGGACAGAAAGGAACAGCTAGGATTTCATTAAGATAGTACAGAACGCTGGTATACCACAATTGAGTTCAACGAACAGCTTTTGCCTTGACATTATAAAAGCTCTGGCCTTCAGGAATGACATCAAAACTGAGACAGGACAACTACAGGACAGATTAAATTGGTTGAGGGCACTTTACAAAGCAGGAAACTGAACAGTGACCTTTGGGAGCTCTTATGATTTTAAAAGGGTTTGAATGGGTAAACGTAGAATACATTTAGGGGCAATGTAAATAAATAAAACGACCACGAATCAATTACTAGAAAATTCAGGAGAAACGTCTTTATAAAGAGGCACCAACTTCAATGCCATTAAAATGAACTGCTTGCCTGGGTGTGGTTGGTCACCCTCTTGGTATGTCATCAGCATTTGATACAAAGGGTGGGCACCTTCTAAATTTCTGTACACCTTCCCAACACAGTCTGTATCACCCATATCATCCTTTTCACAAAGTGTAGAGTACCAGCAAGTAAAAAAAGCTTTACGTGGGTTAGGAATTTAAGGCTACCAGTGTTGGGTATTGCTTGCCATGGCTGAAAAGGGAATCAAGGGAGTCAAAGGGAGTATATACAAAAGCATGACTTTTCATGAATGGAAATATGGGGTCATGTAACAAGATGGACTGACTTAATGTTCCATTATTTATGGTGAAGAGTTTGAATCAGTTTCAATTAGTTAAGGGTAAAATTTTCAGCCACATCGTAAAAGTGAATGTACGAAGATAGTCCAGAAGTGTAGGAATCACGCTATCAGGAAGATAGCACGAGCCTTGAGTAAAATACAAACAATGCTTGTGAAAACTGTGGGAACACAGTTTATGCATCTGGACAAAGCCTGGGAACTGTAGGGTGTATGTtgtaatgttttatttaaaacttGAAGGTGTCAATAACCCAGACGGCTGGTTACATTCTTCATGGAAATAAGACTGAGTCAGCTCGTGTATGCATTAAAATAAACAAACGCAGCCCTACTTCAAAAGTCCGCTTACCAATTTGTCGAGTTTTCCAATAACAATGATATCTCAATTTGCCAGTggatttctggatgtgagtttgttcgctgagctggaaggttagtattcagacatttcgtcaccttatttttatttgaaaaaatataatttattcataagatgtgcaAAAAATACaccatatttatacacctacccagtcatgcaaggcactccgggttacccaggtggtacat
Above is a window of Stegostoma tigrinum isolate sSteTig4 chromosome 4, sSteTig4.hap1, whole genome shotgun sequence DNA encoding:
- the mmut gene encoding methylmalonyl-CoA mutase, mitochondrial isoform X2, producing MWARRAFCHWRGRWSFVEVVPCRGQHVLHPEWVALAEKQLKGKKAEDLIWKTPEGIAIKPVYTKRDTAELPEELPGKWPYTRGPYPTMYTYRPWTIRQYAGFSTVEESNRFYRDNIKAGQQGLSVAFDLATHRGYDSDNPRVHGDVGMAGVAIDSVEDMKLLFDSIPLEKMSVSMTMNGAVLPILAMFIVTGQEQGVSEEKLTGTIQNDILKEFMVRNTFIFPPEPSMKIIADIFQYTAKQMPRFNSISISGYHLQEAGAGAVLELAYTIANGLEYCRTGIQVGLDIDEFAPRLSFFWGIGMNFYMEIAKLRAARRLWAHLMKEKFNAKNSKSLLLRAHCQTSGWSLTEQDPHNNIVRTVIEAMAAVFGGTQSLHTNSFDEALSLPTLQSSRIARNTQIIIQEESGIPKVADPWAGSFMMESLTNEVYNAALKLINEIEEMGGMAKAVADGIPKLRIEECAARNQAMIDSGAKVIVGVNKYRLEKEETVDVLVIDNTAVRNQQIAKLKKLKASRNEATVAECLDAITECARSGEKNLLALAVDAARARCTVGEITDAMKKVFGEHRASDRMVTGAYRQEFGDNEEMSLAINRIERFAKNEGRRPRLLVAKMGQDGHDRGAKVIATGFADLGFDVDIGPLFQKFCFTFRLLEKWLNKQ
- the mmut gene encoding methylmalonyl-CoA mutase, mitochondrial isoform X3, encoding MAGVAIDSVEDMKLLFDSIPLEKMSVSMTMNGAVLPILAMFIVTGQEQGVSEEKLTGTIQNDILKEFMVRNTFIFPPEPSMKIIADIFQYTAKQMPRFNSISISGYHLQEAGAGAVLELAYTIANGLEYCRTGIQVGLDIDEFAPRLSFFWGIGMNFYMEIAKLRAARRLWAHLMKEKFNAKNSKSLLLRAHCQTSGWSLTEQDPHNNIVRTVIEAMAAVFGGTQSLHTNSFDEALSLPTLQSSRIARNTQIIIQEESGIPKVADPWAGSFMMESLTNEVYNAALKLINEIEEMGGMAKAVADGIPKLRIEECAARNQAMIDSGAKVIVGVNKYRLEKEETVDVLVIDNTAVRNQQIAKLKKLKASRNEATVAECLDAITECARSGEKNLLALAVDAARARCTVGEITDAMKKVFGEHRASDRMVTGAYRQEFGDNEEMSLAINRIERFAKNEGRRPRLLVAKMGQDGHDRGAKVIATGFADLGFDVDIGPLFQTPREVAQQAVDADVHCVGVSSLAAGHKTLVPELIKELYDLRRPDILVICGGVIPPQDYDILYKAGVCSIFGPGTRIPIAALQVLDDIERNLVKRQQSM